The Phacochoerus africanus isolate WHEZ1 chromosome X, ROS_Pafr_v1, whole genome shotgun sequence genome has a segment encoding these proteins:
- the NEXMIF gene encoding neurite extension and migration factor, producing MDNQQDKAVVASANGENTMINGVKENDSEDQDVAMKSFAALEAAAPIQPIPVAQKDNLIYPRGLLPLPSKKPCMQSPPSPLGLSEAPEHAANSASVNAISLTSGVAKGLNTWSLPNECEKAPFAIMEPAGMSALNGDCLMQPSRTCLGCFMESKDAVDPEPGISLKVSDLNRDYETCAVSDIGIQCINAGENIKYGEQLLSDQLLGFPLHKSRAGDRREAEKPDIDLEDPAHKSYYEALLLDKCNTEEALLANSNQDWGYFETFISESKIELLDLCSKNELSVNLFSEEDVDNYMFDDDESTLGSDVCSLKIRYESFQDNVRDKTTLLMQEDAQFNFFPSVFTTCPKRESKSGALKQSSDLSQFKVPDVSIIWGEEDKNLDKKKGKEEGQEDKGVGKKDGKDNGEKSALNKPWSGTEVGQFKNPKQGHLANSLEASGNFSDDSSFIEVSYDAMGEIKDCSRYMARDTNSGSSSSQQNYGLRAKRKVRYSEDYLYDVDSLEGEKVNERKEWLPGGSKEEDDDEWCPKKRRKVTRKEPPVIIKYIIINRFKGEKNMLVKLGRVDASETTVNLSENQLNKYSKLAPLKGFWQKKKKQRNSNTDSNKTPSCQKQNFEAGSFEVSFLPPARKRKSKLGNRHRIQRISSVETSAGGKQVSFCNDERQASSRKEDGGLKGTLKSAPLAAPSCANGSHLNDITGPESVKVKVQDAQFKGTERKVLNKIKFKSEARLKSKKIKAGQESKPVVQMSPLLEDQSSKANSKNETIPGNSNGSHLSEFHETKVTKDSTFLPTTCSSEMPLSSAHVDNNIPVIPGGYLQTLLDASDLSNNTGISYFTHHSPEQNESSLTQTEKSFVPLQPAQDCVLSSPSESELLQSSPNFKMESSNYRNVWPNKPTSGSQEFVAETSRDVTPTQSGEFGVSIENNLTATTYNPICLSGGGSSCNKILYASVQDAQLPSDDSYQLCHFNNGEICFPFQQVPVNMDDSRLFSFDSMTPLSVNSNNYCSLSLKSCEKDGDDDITDDFLAHCSPKLVIQQSIDEIAPLKESTDLLDISNFTPDKFRHSSLSEMSPPDTPSLSPQITRCESIKTLGTLKGFQEGVQGTLGNMEKIKWDCSTFSRQVQVDDGFTLNSHQFQFHMFNDEDSVSLLQKTPCLSTFNDPSGQVSTNNKVSKSRKKSSPSKSGAVNQGCSQKNNRKKSPKANNKAIEKPPGKTSRQVPKSTKKGKYMAAINGEKMQIGTGRGGGQINSISSTGKTLAECIQHGGPVASMKMPSQKGFSGDWSLGKESSPGWSDMSINANTNNLLDDDQREFQEPSYILSNIASGMADVQRFMMASIEPLWEPMEHHGDPSVFYSSESNSLKLKTLKILAGTPQESKKKVNSGSPGATKNHRSIKGVSKSNGKATVGDPGRANMPGYNEDSRSAFFDKKYNNLSTLGNNGPTHKKLYRHKTSSKTLRDEKCKGKRMEREQVHKDESGTASFEKLRDSDYNLLKAETAFWVLPVFEEETHIFQKDI from the exons ATGGATAACCAACAAGATAAGGCTGTTGTTGCCTCAGCCAATGGAGAAAATACTATGATTAACGGGGTCAAGGAGAATG aCTCAGAGGACCAGGATGTGGCAATGAAGTCATTTGCAGCACTAGAAGCTGCTGCACCAATCCAGCCTATACCTGTGGCTCAAAAAGATAACCTGATATATCCCAGAggtctcctgcctctgccctctaAGAAGCCCTGTATGCAGAgccctccctctcctttgggCCTGAGTGAAGCACCTGAGCATGCTGctaatagtgcttctgtgaatgCCATCTCCCTTACATCTGGTGTTGCAAAAGGGCTGAACACATGGTCACTGCCCAATGAGTGTGAGAAAGCTCCATTTGCCATAATGGAGCCTGCAGGCATGTCAGCTCTGAATGGGGACTGCCTCATGCAGCCAAGTCGGACTTGCCTGGGCTGCTTCATGGAATCCAAGGATGCAGTagatcctgagccagggatcagtcTGAAAGTCAGTGATCTAAATAGGGATTATGAAACCTGTGCAGTCTCTGATATAGGGATTCAGTGTATTAATGctggagaaaacataaaatacGGAGAGCAGCTGCTCTCAGACCAGCTCCTAGGCTTCCCCCTGCACAAATCAAGGGCAGGAGATAGACGAGAAGCAGAGAAACCTGACATTGACTTGGAGGACCCAGCTCATAAGAGTTATTATGAGGCATTGCTGTTAGATAAGTGCAATACAGAAGAGGCTTTGCTGGCAAATTCTAATCAAGATTGGGGTTACTTTGAGACTTTCATTAGTGAGAGTAAGATTGAACTGCTTGATCTCTGTTCCAAGAATGAGCTGTCTGTCAACCTGTTCTCTGAAGAAGATGTGGATAACTATATGTTTGATGATGATGAGTCAACACTGGGTAGTGATGTCTGCTCCCTGAAAATTCGATATGAGTCCTTCCAGGACAATGTTCGAGACAAGACCACCCTTTTGATGCAAGAAGATGCCCAATTCAACTTTTTTCCCAGTGTCTTTACTACCTGCCCCAAGCGGGAGTCTAAGAGTGGGGCCCTGAAGCAGAGCAGTGATCTTTCCCAGTTTAAGGTCCCTGATGTGAGCATTATCTGGGGGGAGGAAGATAAAAACTTGGAcaagaagaaaggcaaagaagaaggCCAGGAAGACAAAGGTGTagggaaaaaagatggaaaggatAATGGAGAAAAATCTGCCTTAAATAAACCATGGAGTGGAACTGAGGTAGGGCAATTTAAGAATCCAAAGCAGGGCCATCTTGCCAATTCCTTAGAGGCATCTGGAAATTTCAGTGATGACAGTTCCTTCATTGAGGTCTCTTATGATGCCATGGGGGAGATTAAGGACTGTAGCCGCTATATGGCTCGGGATACTAATTCTGGCAGCTCCTCCTCCCAGCAGAACTATGGGCTGCGAGCCAAGAGAAAAGTCAGGTACAGTGAAGATTATCTATATGATGTTGACTCACTAGAGGGTGAAAAAGTAAATGAGAGGAAGGAATGGCTGCCAGGTGGTTCTAAAGAGGAAGATGATGATGAATGGTGtcccaaaaagagaagaaaagtaaccCGTAAGGAGCCCCCTGTTATTATCAAATATATCATCATCAATCGCTTTAAAGGTGAGAAGAACATGCTGGTGAAGTTGGGTCGGGTGGATGCCAGTGAGACAACAGTGAATTTGAGTGAGAATCAGCTCAACAAATATTCCAAGCTGGCCCCCTTGAAGGGCTTCtggcaaaagaagaagaaacagagaaatagcAACACAGACTCCAACAAAACACCCTCATGCCAAAAGCAGAATTTTGAAGCAGGTAGCTTTGAGGTGTCATTCTTGCCACCTGCTCGCAAACGAAAATCTAAACTTGGCAACAGGCACAGGATTCAGAGAATATCATCCGTGGAAACTTCAGCAGGTGGTAAGCAGGTTTCATTCTGCAATGATGAGAGGCAAGCTAGTAGTCGTAAAGAAGATGGAGGCCTAAAAGGTACACTAAAGTCAGCACCTTTGGCTGCCCCCAGCTGTGCAAATGGATCACATTTAAATGACATCACAGGCCCTGAATCAGTGAAAGTCAAAGTCCAAGACGCACAGTTTAAGGGGACAGAGAGGAAAGTGctcaacaaaattaaatttaaaagtgaagCCAGGTTAAAATCCAAGAAGATCAAAGCTGGGCAAGAAAGCAAGCCAGTTGTTCAAATGAGCCCTCTTTTGGAAGACCAATCCTCCAAGGCTAATTCAAAGAATGAAACTATTCCTGGGAACTCAAATGGTTCACATTTATCTGAATTTCATGAGACAAAGGTTACTAAGGATTCTACTTTCCTACCAACAACCTGCTCTTCTGAAATGCCTCTATCATCTGCTCATGTTGACAATAATATACCTGTTATCCCTGGAGGGTATCTACAAACGTTGTTAGATGCTTCTGACTTGTCAAATAATACTGGTATCTCATACTTCACTCACCATTCTCCAGAGCAAAATGAAAGCAGCCTGACtcaaacagaaaaatcatttgtacCTCTCCAACCTGCCCAGGACTGTGTTCTTTCCTCACCCTCTGagtctgagctgctgcaatcatCCCCAAATTTCAAAATGGAATCAAGCAACTATAGAAATGTGTGGCCCAACAAACCTACTTCTGGCTCCCAAGAATTTGTGGCTGAGACCTCAAGGGATGTAACTCCAACCCAATCCGGTGAATTTGGAGTCTCCATAGAAAATAACCTTACAGCTACAACATACAATCCAATCTGCCTCAGTGGTGGTGGCAGTAGTTGCAACAAGATCCTATATGCCTCTGTGCAAGATGCCCAGCTCCCATCTGATGACTCGTATCAATTATGTCACTTTAATAATGGAGAGATCTGCTTTCCCTTTCAGCAGGTCCCAGTCAATATGGATGATAGTCGGCTCTTTAGCTTTGATTCGATGACCCCACTCTCTGTCAACTCAAACAATTATTGTTCCTTAAGCTTGAAGTCTTGTGAAaaggatggtgatgatgatatcACTGATGATTTCCTGGCCCACTGCAGCCCCAAGCTGGTGATCCAGCAGAGCATTGATGAGATAGCACCACTCAAAGAGTCCACTGACCTCCTGGATATCTCTAACTTCACTCCTGACAAATTCCGCCACTCCTCCCTCTCAGAGATGTCCCCACCTGACACCCCCAGTCTTTCCCCTCAAATTACCAGATGTGAGAGTATCAAAACACTAGGAACACTAAAGGGGTTCCAAGAGGGTGTCCAAGGAACACTGGGCAATATGGAGAAAATCAAGTGGGACTGCAGTACCTTTTCACGGCAGGTCCAAGTAGATGATGGATTTACTTTAAATAGCCATCAGTTTCAGTTCCATATGTTCAATGATGAGGATTCTGTCAGCCTGCTCCAAAAAACCCCTTGCTTATCAACGTTTAATGATCCATCTGGTCAGGTGAGTACCAACAACAAGGTGtcgaaatcaagaaagaaaagttcaCCCAGCAAGAGTGGGGCTGTGAACCAAGGCTGTTCTcagaaaaacaacaggaaaaaatcgCCCAAAGCCAACAACAAAGCGATTGAAAAACCACCTGGCAAAACCTCCCGCCAGGTCCCTAAGTcaacaaagaaagggaaatacATGGCTGCAATCAATggagagaaaatgcaaattggCACTGGTCGTGGAGGAGGCCAAATCAACAGCATATCTTCCACAGGGAAGACATTGGCCGAATGTATCCAACATGGTGGCCCTGTGGCCTCTATGAAGATGCCAAGTCAGAAGGGATTTTCTGGAGATTGGTCTTTGGGGAAGGAGAGTAGCCCAGGCTGGAGTGACATGAGCATCAATGCCAATACCAACAATCTTCTGGATGATGACCAGCGGGAATTTCAGGAGCCTTCTTATATCTTATCCAACATTGCCTCTGGTATGGCAGATGTGCAGAGATTCATGATGGCCTCCATAGAGCCCCTTTGGGAACCCATGGAGCACCATGGCGACCCCAGTGTATTCTACTCCTCTGAGTCCAATAGTCTAAAATTAAAAACCCTCAAAATATTGGCTGGGACACCacaggaatctaaaaaaaaggtcAACAGTGGCTCTCCAGGAGCCACTAAGAATCACAGGTCCATCAAGGGTGTGAGTAAAAGCAATGGGAAAGCAACAGTAGGTGATCCTGGTCGTGCAAACATGCCTGGTTATAATGAGGACTCTCGCTCTGCCTTCTttgacaaaaaatataataacttgAGCACTTTAGGCAATAACGGaccaacacacaaaaaattatatcGTCACAAAACCAGCTCCAAGACCTTGAGAGATGAGAAGTGTAAGGGAAAGCGCATGGAGAGAGAACAGGTCCACAAGGATGAGTCTGGGACAGCTTCTTTTGAAAAACTGAG GGATTCCGACTACAATCTCCTAAAAGCAGAAACAGCATTTTGGGTTTTACCTGTGTTCGAAGAAGAGACTCACATTTTCCAGAAAGACATTtga